Sequence from the Pontibacter pudoricolor genome:
CAGTGATAAGTTGCCATTCCGAGGCTTATTCTTTTTAAGCCGGTTTTCCGGTTTTTCAATACCATGTGTAATGGCATTTCGCACCAGGTGCAGCAAAGAGTCTGTAATGATCTGAAGAATGTTCCTGTCAATCTGTATATCATGACCTGACATGGTAAGATCCACGCTCTTCTTTTCCGCAGTGGCGATATCGCGTACTATACGCGGAAATTTATTAAAGAGCGAACCAATACTTACCAGGCGCGCATCCATAATACTATACTGCAGGTCTTCGGTTATACGGTTCAGATGCGAACTTACACTCTTCAGCTCATCATTCCCAAGCTCACGGCTAATAGAAACGATACGATCGCGGTCTATAACAAGCTCACCAACAAGGTTTAGTAAATGATCCAGCTTTTTTATCTGGATATAAACCAGCTCAGACAGCGAAAGGTTTTTAGAGGTATTATAGCGTTGTACTTTTGCCAGCTCTATCGTGCTATCTGATAAATTATCAACTATAATATCAAGGTTGCGCAGCAGTACAGGGTCAGGTTCTCCATAACTTTCGTTATCAATATTATGAATCAGCTCGCCCAGCAGGTCTATCCCTTCAAAAAGAACAGTCACAACTTCATCGCTGAAACTTAGCTCTTTGTTGCGGATAAGACTGAACGCCGTCTCAAGCTTATGCGATACATCCGAGATCTTCAGGTACCCGATAGCCTTGGCATTCGCTTTCAGGTTATGCAGAAAACGGAATATCTCCGCCAGGATCTGATCGTCCTGCGGTCGTTTTTCCAGATCGCTGATATGCCTGTTCAGAGCATCAAAATACTCCAGCGCTTCTGCAATAAATATTTCCTTATATTCCTGTTCTCTCGATTTCATAAAGTGTCGTCGGCTACGCCAACGGTGTTTATACCTGCCACATAACTGTTAATGAAATGTGGTATATCAGACAATGGCAGCACATGGTGCGAAATACCACTGTCAATTACTGACTTGGCCATCCCGAAAATAGCGGAAGAAGCTTCGTCCTGGGCTACTACCGTACCGCCCCTTTTATGTATAGTTGTCGCGCCTATAGTTCCATCTTTTCCCATTCCGGTTAAAACGATACCTAGCACCTGTTTTATATTACTGTTTGCTACCGATTGCATCAGCAGGTCTACAGAAGGCCGGTCGTACGAATTTGCAAGCTCATCTGTAAAGCTTATTTTATAGTTCTTCGTATTCCCGATTATCGGCTGAATGACCATATTGCGCCCGCCTGGCGCAACTATAAGTTTATTTGGTTTTAAAAGCAGTCCCTGCCTGCCTTCCGTTACCGTAAGTTTGGTATGCCCCTGCAGCCGCTCCGTAAGCGATTTTGTAAACCCTGCCGGTAAATGCACCGCTACCAGTATAGTTGCCTGCAAATTATCTGCTAGTTCTTTTACAATTTGCTCTATAGCCTGCGTACCGCCCGTAGAAGCCCCGATAACTATAACTTTCTCCACTAAAGGTTTTGCCACACGTGGTTTCGCCTTTTCAGTTTCAACCTGTTGTGTCAGGTGCTCCAGCATTTGCTGCACATCCCAGTTTATAGTATCTTTTACTGCTTTTACCTTATGTATCAGCTCCGGTGCTATAGTTCTGAAATCAGGATACTTTTTATGTTCAGGTTTCAGAACGATGGCAAAAACGCCAAGTGCAGTAGTTTCCTGTATCAGTTCAAGCGTAAGCTGTTCACGTTTCACCATCAGAATGATGGGCGTAGGCGCCTCACTAAAAATGCGCTTAAAGGTGAAAAGCCGGTTGTTCTTTGGTAGATCATAATTAACAAGAATCACGTGTGGTTCCTGTTTTTTAAGACACTTCAACAGTTCATCCCCGTCAGCAGCAAGCCCGGCCACATAAATCTCCACCTCTTCGCTCAGGATTGATTCCAACACCAGCCGTGTATGACTTGACTGGTCTGCAATCAAAACCTTGATCCCCTTTGCCGACTTCAGCATATAAAAATTGGTACTAAATCAGAATAAAGAAACTATACTTATTCTTCCTTCAATGCCTGGCTTACTACTTCCAGTACCTTTTCTTCTGAGAATGGCTTCACGATATATGATAATGCACCATACTCCAGCGCCTCATTTACTATAACTTCCTGACCTACAGCACTTACAATGATAACTTTCATATCCGGCTGCTCTGCCTTAATTCCTTTCAGCACGTCCAGCCCGGTATTATCCGGAAGGATCACGTCAAGGGTTATAAGGTCTGGCTTTGTTTCCCTGGATAGTTCCAGCGCAGTTTGCCCGTTAGGAGCTTCGCCTACTATTTCGTAGCCGGCGTCGGTCAGCATGTTCTTTAACATGGTGCGCATGTAGAAAGAATCATCTACAATCAGTATTCTTTTCATAATTTGTGAAGTTGCTTCTTAGTATTTCTTAGTTTGATAACTGCTTTATTTCATCGCCGGATAGTATCTTGTACATATCCAGCACTATAATCAGCCGGTTATCTACTTTCGCTATACCCTCAATATAGTTTTCCTGTACAGCGATGTCCTGTAAAAAGGACGGTGTCTTATCCATTTTGGAAACAGTAAGATTCAGCGATTGCGGCACTTCTTTTACCACTACACCAATGCTATATTCTCTTGCTTCGATAACTAGTGTATAAGAAGAATGGCTGGCAGGAGCTGTTGTATCCGGCCGAATACCGAAGCGCTCCTCGAGGTCCATAATAGCTATGATATCTCCACGGATGTTGGCAACACCTTTTACAAAATCGGGTGTGCGTGGCATGCGGGTTATAGTTGGCGTTACAGTTACCTCTTTTACCTGCTCTATTTTTATTCCATAGAACTCAGCTCCAAGTTTAAAAACAATCAGGTGCAGCAGCGGCTCGTTCGTTTTAACTTTTGCTGACTCTTCTTTACCGTTTCCGGAAACAGCTGATACCTCTTCAGGCGTTTCAGGTGCTTCCGTGGTTTTACCTTTCTTAGTCGGCATAATCAATTAGTTGTTGCTCATTCTGTTGCTTCTGCCGGTTGCCTGTGTTCTGGCCGGTGTACGTTTCATAGAACCATTCCCTACAGGTATAGAAGCTAAACGAGATGGCTTGCTATGGTTAAAGATGATGTTACCATCAATAAGTTTGAAGGC
This genomic interval carries:
- a CDS encoding chemotaxis protein CheB → MLKSAKGIKVLIADQSSHTRLVLESILSEEVEIYVAGLAADGDELLKCLKKQEPHVILVNYDLPKNNRLFTFKRIFSEAPTPIILMVKREQLTLELIQETTALGVFAIVLKPEHKKYPDFRTIAPELIHKVKAVKDTINWDVQQMLEHLTQQVETEKAKPRVAKPLVEKVIVIGASTGGTQAIEQIVKELADNLQATILVAVHLPAGFTKSLTERLQGHTKLTVTEGRQGLLLKPNKLIVAPGGRNMVIQPIIGNTKNYKISFTDELANSYDRPSVDLLMQSVANSNIKQVLGIVLTGMGKDGTIGATTIHKRGGTVVAQDEASSAIFGMAKSVIDSGISHHVLPLSDIPHFINSYVAGINTVGVADDTL
- a CDS encoding response regulator, with product MKRILIVDDSFYMRTMLKNMLTDAGYEIVGEAPNGQTALELSRETKPDLITLDVILPDNTGLDVLKGIKAEQPDMKVIIVSAVGQEVIVNEALEYGALSYIVKPFSEEKVLEVVSQALKEE
- a CDS encoding chemotaxis protein CheW — its product is MPTKKGKTTEAPETPEEVSAVSGNGKEESAKVKTNEPLLHLIVFKLGAEFYGIKIEQVKEVTVTPTITRMPRTPDFVKGVANIRGDIIAIMDLEERFGIRPDTTAPASHSSYTLVIEAREYSIGVVVKEVPQSLNLTVSKMDKTPSFLQDIAVQENYIEGIAKVDNRLIIVLDMYKILSGDEIKQLSN
- a CDS encoding chemotaxis protein CheA, with protein sequence MKSREQEYKEIFIAEALEYFDALNRHISDLEKRPQDDQILAEIFRFLHNLKANAKAIGYLKISDVSHKLETAFSLIRNKELSFSDEVVTVLFEGIDLLGELIHNIDNESYGEPDPVLLRNLDIIVDNLSDSTIELAKVQRYNTSKNLSLSELVYIQIKKLDHLLNLVGELVIDRDRIVSISRELGNDELKSVSSHLNRITEDLQYSIMDARLVSIGSLFNKFPRIVRDIATAEKKSVDLTMSGHDIQIDRNILQIITDSLLHLVRNAITHGIEKPENRLKKNKPRNGNLSLVARNDRENVLIQLSDDGKGIDLNQVRKAIVERQLLPAGAVEHLSDTEALSYLFEPGFSLAKEVTEFSGRGVGLDVVKNAVDSIGGRIRIESERGKGTSFILQLPTSIAVKGALLFEVDEIFYAIPLIHTEQVVALDTDDLHEVGGVMVADIFGETITVVYLHELLNVKEQEINLGDKTRLKGLVQNIIIVSYNNRKLGLIVDKLYRQQDIVVKPLSKPLDAVDLYGGVTLLGSGKVCLVLDVPAVTRYFISRRQVMAGEQTN